Proteins encoded within one genomic window of Bombus terrestris chromosome 11, iyBomTerr1.2, whole genome shotgun sequence:
- the LOC100645397 gene encoding uncharacterized protein LOC100645397 yields MDVFQKTGEQYPNIYDIPYYNMIKMYLRFLGLDPHQKYGLIIVAIMVTSMTSVLIPMSIVLYGSLCTKNLDMVLECLPHLGALLTSFVKVLNVHLNRENFKKLFDSITKEWQQLKLSQDLYILEEVTIRGSKMAKLYRNTLLICMVLFLLIPLISPMLDIVLPLNETRPRQQLVNVNYVLFDSDNYFFYVYLQLSWASVVVSISIVTVDSLLMLLVHHNSGLFIVCGHQIQKSTRHLNSFTNEVMSERYTYKQIRNCVIMHNKAIDFYDILDENNRISYMIQIGLNMIGITTTAVQTVINLDRPGESIKSAVLCGANQFHLFMLSLPGQILIDHCTELTKQLYNSTWYGVPVKTQKMLYMMQIRTRSPCTLTACGLYQMNIENFGTTFKTCMSYITMIMSLKG; encoded by the exons ATGGACG TATTTCAGAAAACCGGAGAACAGTATCCCAATATATATGACATTCCTTATTATAACATGATCAAGATGTATTTAAGATTTTTGGGCCTAGATCCACACCAAAAATATGGATTGATCATTGTAGCTATAATGGTGACTAGTATGACAAGTGTACTTATTCCAATG TCAATCGTATTGTACGGATCATTATGCACCAAGAATCTGGACATGGTGCTCGAGTGTTTGCCGCATTTAGGTGCTCTTTTGACCAGTTTTGTTAAAGTATTGAATGTTCATCTCAACAGAGAAAAT tttaaaaaattgttcgattCCATAACGAAAGAATGGCAGCAGCTGAAATTAAGTCAAGATTTGTACATTCTGGAAGAAGTCACCATACGAGGCAGCAAAATGGCGAAATTGTATCGAA ATACTTTATTAATATGTATGGTACTCTTTTTACTCATTCCACTGATTTCTCCTATGTTGGATATCGTTCTTCCACTAAACGAAACTCGACCACGACAACAACTTGTTAATGTTAATTACGTGCTTTTTGACAGCGATAACTATTTTTTCTACGTGTACTTACAGCTATCTTGGGCTTCAGTTGTAGTTTCGATAAGCATAGTTACCGTAGATTCCTTATTGATGCTTTTAGTTCACCACAATAGTGGACTATTTATAGTATGTGG GCACCAAATCCAGAAGAGTACAAGGCACTTAAATTCATTCACTAATGAAGTTATGTCGGAACGTTACACATACAAACAGATCAGAAATTGCGTGATCATGCACAATAAAGCCATAGA CTTTTACGATATATTAGATGAAAACAATCGAATTAGCTATATGATTCAAATTGGACTAAATATGATTGGTATAACCACGACAGCTGTTCAA ACAGTCATTAACTTAGATAGACCGGGAGAATCAATTAAAAGCGCTGTGCTATGCGGTGCTAatcaatttcatttgtttatgcTGAGTTTACCTGGACAAATACTTATAGATCATTGCACCGAGCTAACGAAGCAACT ATACAATTCTACATGGTATGGAGTACCAGTAAAAACTCAAAAAATGCTTTACATGATGCAAATAAGAACTAGAAGCCCATGTACACTAACTGCGTGTGGATTGTACCAAATGAACATTGAGAACTTTGGAACT ACCTTCAAAACCTGCATGTCGTATATTACGATGATAATGTCATTAAAAGGATGA